From Patescibacteria group bacterium, a single genomic window includes:
- the amrA gene encoding AmmeMemoRadiSam system protein A, translating into MKTESKQFLLKIARKSLENYFRGKGKLKVDESNAPAETNKLGATFVTLTKDGELRGCIGSLIAKKKIYEDVINNSLNAAFSDHRFPQLAESELNEIKIEISVLGEAKHMQIKSPKTFLEEIERNKPGLILQVGMNQATYLPQVWEDLPEPNEFMSTLSQKAGLLADAWARPDAEIFTYNVDDIQE; encoded by the coding sequence ATGAAAACCGAATCTAAACAATTTTTGTTAAAAATCGCTCGAAAATCGCTCGAGAATTACTTTAGGGGCAAAGGAAAATTGAAAGTTGATGAATCTAATGCTCCGGCCGAAACAAATAAACTAGGAGCAACATTTGTTACGTTAACAAAAGATGGCGAATTGCGTGGCTGCATCGGTTCACTGATCGCGAAGAAAAAAATATATGAGGACGTAATTAATAATTCACTCAATGCCGCTTTTTCCGATCATAGGTTTCCACAGCTTGCTGAGTCCGAACTTAATGAGATTAAAATTGAAATTTCGGTCTTGGGTGAGGCAAAACACATGCAAATCAAATCGCCTAAAACGTTTTTGGAAGAAATCGAAAGGAATAAGCCAGGTTTGATCCTACAGGTTGGAATGAACCAAGCAACTTATCTACCCCAGGTCTGGGAAGATTTACCGGAACCAAATGAATTTATGTCGACCCTCTCCCAAAAAGCTGGCCTTCTGGCTGATGCGTGGGCTCGTCCGGATGCCGAAATCTTTACATATAATGTCGATGATATTCAAGAGTAG
- a CDS encoding L-threonylcarbamoyladenylate synthase, whose product MKDAVIIKKAVQSLRSGGVIGYPTDTTYGIGCVVSNLDAVDKVFELKGRDFSKPMSLAFSSVEMIKKYVKLPEEYEKILRKYLPGPYTFLLPKNDLVSEKITAGFGKVGVRIPKYDLIIKIIEELGEPIITTSANISGDPDIVRSDDLKLLVDFIVSGDCTIKIPSTLIDLETKSILRKGASLDTAKEIIAGI is encoded by the coding sequence ATGAAAGACGCTGTAATTATCAAAAAAGCCGTTCAGTCACTTCGTTCTGGTGGAGTTATCGGATATCCGACGGATACAACATATGGCATAGGCTGTGTGGTTTCCAACTTAGACGCCGTCGATAAAGTTTTTGAATTGAAAGGGAGAGATTTTTCAAAGCCGATGTCTTTGGCGTTTTCGTCTGTTGAAATGATTAAGAAGTATGTTAAATTGCCGGAAGAGTATGAGAAAATCTTACGTAAATATCTGCCTGGGCCATACACATTTCTCCTTCCAAAAAACGATTTGGTTAGTGAGAAAATCACAGCGGGGTTTGGTAAGGTTGGTGTAAGAATACCAAAATATGATCTTATCATAAAAATTATTGAGGAATTGGGTGAACCGATAATCACAACGTCCGCGAATATTTCTGGTGACCCGGATATAGTTCGAAGTGATGACTTGAAATTACTGGTAGATTTTATCGTATCGGGCGATTGCACGATCAAGATTCCGTCTACATTGATCGATCTGGAAACAAAATCCATACTTCGCAAAGGAGCAAGTCTCGATACCGCCAAAGAAATTATTGCAGGAATTTGA
- a CDS encoding ribonuclease H-like domain-containing protein, protein MKLFLDIETLPAAGDKLELLKKLWEETSRKSTKEKISFDDYFRLTSLSGEFGRIFCIGYATDDKPTDCVSGEEREILIKFWELAKNADLFIGHNIIDFDLRFIYKRSIILGVKPSKDLSFARYRNNPIFDTMKEWEKWSNGCTSLHKLSLILGIASPKEQGIDGGKVYDYFLSGKGDEIIEYCKRDVEATRAVYEKITFNN, encoded by the coding sequence TTGAAACTATTTTTGGACATCGAGACTTTGCCGGCAGCCGGCGATAAATTAGAACTTCTCAAAAAACTTTGGGAAGAAACGAGCAGAAAATCAACAAAAGAAAAAATATCATTTGATGATTATTTTCGCTTAACTTCACTTTCGGGAGAGTTTGGCAGAATTTTTTGCATCGGTTATGCCACCGATGACAAACCGACGGATTGTGTTTCTGGCGAAGAAAGGGAAATTCTTATTAAGTTCTGGGAACTTGCAAAGAATGCTGATTTATTCATCGGGCACAACATTATAGACTTTGATTTGAGGTTTATTTATAAGCGCTCGATCATTCTTGGCGTGAAACCATCTAAGGATTTGTCGTTTGCCCGTTATCGCAATAATCCGATCTTTGACACGATGAAGGAGTGGGAAAAATGGAGCAATGGATGCACAAGTCTGCACAAGCTAAGCTTAATCTTGGGAATTGCTTCGCCGAAAGAGCAGGGGATTGATGGCGGAAAAGTTTATGATTATTTCCTCTCTGGTAAGGGCGATGAAATTATTGAGTATTGTAAGCGTGATGTTGAAGCTACAAGAGCTGTTTATGAGAAAATAACTTTTAATAATTGA